In Thunnus maccoyii chromosome 3, fThuMac1.1, whole genome shotgun sequence, the following proteins share a genomic window:
- the ptgis gene encoding prostacyclin synthase isoform X2, whose protein sequence is MKEKHGDIFTVCVAGHYVTVLLDPNSFDAVLNDTVFLDFTQNRNQLKKRIFSLQLPISLKPSAERKWMENHFQGFNLSKLCTSMNIHLQNLLLNEQKGCSLSEWKQEGLFSLCYSLLFRAGYLTLFERRDNTAAVYKEFRKFDDLLTKLARCSIKRGESKTANSAREQLWELLSPNWLSGGSESSSWQQSYHQFLQEEGVDAEMQKRALLLQLWTTQCNAGPAAFWLLGFLLTHPDAMEAVKSEIRGLTLQDSSLQHPPINPLEAHSTPVFDSVLSETLRLTAAVMISREVVQDKILRMADGQEYHLRRGDRVCVFPFLSPQMDPEIHQEPQVFKYDRFLNNDLTVKDKFYKDGKRLKYYTMPWGAGSNMCVGKEFAVTAIKKFVFLLLTHLDLEMCDPEAKLPPVNASRYGFGMLQPDGELQVRYRLKRTQQEM, encoded by the exons atgaaagaaaaacatgggGATATCTTTACA GTCTGTGTTGCGGGCCATTATGTGACTGTGCTGTTGGACCCAAACTCCTTTGATGCTGTGCTGAATGACACAGTCTTCTTGGACTTCACCCAAAACAGAAACCAGCTCAAAAAAAGAATCTTCAGTCTACAGCTGCCAATAAGCCTCAAGCCTTCAGCAGAAAGGAAATGGATGGAAAA CCATTTTCAAGGTTTCAATCTATCCAAGCTCTGCACTTCCATGAACATTCACCTTCAGAACCTGCTGCTGAATGAGCAGAAAGGCTGCAGCCTTTCAGAGTGGAAACAGGAGGGACTCTTCAGCCTCTGCTACAGCCTTCTTTTCAG GGCTGGATATCTTACATTGTTTGAGAGGAGAGACAATACCGCTGCAGTCTACAAAGAGTTCCGCAAGTTTGATGATCTTCTCACCAAACTGGCTCGCTGCTCAATCAAGCGAG GAGAAAGCAAAACGGCCAACTCGGCGCGGGAGCAACTGTGGGAGCTGCTGTCCCCAAACTGGCTGAGTGGAGGGTCTGAGTCGAGCTCCTGGCAGCAGAGCTACCATCAGTTCCTTCAGGAGGAGGGAGTAGATGCTGAAATGCAGAAAAGAGctttactgttgcagctgtggACCACACAG TGTAACGCTGGACCTGCTGCCTTTTGGCTATTGGGCTTCCTCCTCACTCACCCCGATGCTATGGAGGCTGTTAAATCAGAGATCAGAGGCCTAACTCTCCAGGACAGTTCCCTACAGCATCCCCCCATCAACCCACTTGAAGCACACAGCACACCTGTGTTTG ATAGCGTTCTGAGTGAGACCCTACGGCTCACCGCTGCGGTAATGATCAGCAGAGAGGTGGTGCAAGACAAGATCCTGCGCATGGCCGATGGACAGGAATACCACCTCAGACGAGgggacagagtgtgtgtgttcccctTCCTCAGCCCGCAAATGGACCCCGAGATACACCAAGAACCGCAG GTTTTCAAGTATGATCGCTTCTTAAATAATGATCTGACAGTGAAGGATAAATTCTACAAGGATGGAAAAAGGCTGAAATACTACACCATGCCTTGGGGCGCAGGGAGTAATATGTGCGTTGGGAAAGAATTTGCTGTTACAGCCATTAAAAA ATTCGTGTTCTTGCTCTTGACCCATCTTGATCTGGAGATGTGTGACCCAGAGGCTAAATTGCCACCAGTTAATGCCAGTCGTTACGGTTTCGGGATGCTCCAGCCAGATGGAGAGCTGCAGGTCCGGTACAGACTGAAGAGGACGCAACAGGAAATGTGA
- the ptgis gene encoding prostacyclin synthase isoform X1, producing MLWTIFLLLNGLLILVLLYAARTRQKNEPPLDKGFIPWLGHALEFGKDAAKFLARMKEKHGDIFTVCVAGHYVTVLLDPNSFDAVLNDTVFLDFTQNRNQLKKRIFSLQLPISLKPSAERKWMENHFQGFNLSKLCTSMNIHLQNLLLNEQKGCSLSEWKQEGLFSLCYSLLFRAGYLTLFERRDNTAAVYKEFRKFDDLLTKLARCSIKRGESKTANSAREQLWELLSPNWLSGGSESSSWQQSYHQFLQEEGVDAEMQKRALLLQLWTTQCNAGPAAFWLLGFLLTHPDAMEAVKSEIRGLTLQDSSLQHPPINPLEAHSTPVFDSVLSETLRLTAAVMISREVVQDKILRMADGQEYHLRRGDRVCVFPFLSPQMDPEIHQEPQVFKYDRFLNNDLTVKDKFYKDGKRLKYYTMPWGAGSNMCVGKEFAVTAIKKFVFLLLTHLDLEMCDPEAKLPPVNASRYGFGMLQPDGELQVRYRLKRTQQEM from the exons ATGCTGTGGACAATATTCTTACTGCTTAATGGATTGCTTATACTAGTTCTCCTTTACGCCGCTCGCACAAG ACAGAAGAACGAGCCACCTCTGGACAAAGGTTTCATTCCATGGTTGGGACATGCACTTGAGTTTGGAAAAGATGCTGCAAAGTTTTTGGccagaatgaaagaaaaacatgggGATATCTTTACA GTCTGTGTTGCGGGCCATTATGTGACTGTGCTGTTGGACCCAAACTCCTTTGATGCTGTGCTGAATGACACAGTCTTCTTGGACTTCACCCAAAACAGAAACCAGCTCAAAAAAAGAATCTTCAGTCTACAGCTGCCAATAAGCCTCAAGCCTTCAGCAGAAAGGAAATGGATGGAAAA CCATTTTCAAGGTTTCAATCTATCCAAGCTCTGCACTTCCATGAACATTCACCTTCAGAACCTGCTGCTGAATGAGCAGAAAGGCTGCAGCCTTTCAGAGTGGAAACAGGAGGGACTCTTCAGCCTCTGCTACAGCCTTCTTTTCAG GGCTGGATATCTTACATTGTTTGAGAGGAGAGACAATACCGCTGCAGTCTACAAAGAGTTCCGCAAGTTTGATGATCTTCTCACCAAACTGGCTCGCTGCTCAATCAAGCGAG GAGAAAGCAAAACGGCCAACTCGGCGCGGGAGCAACTGTGGGAGCTGCTGTCCCCAAACTGGCTGAGTGGAGGGTCTGAGTCGAGCTCCTGGCAGCAGAGCTACCATCAGTTCCTTCAGGAGGAGGGAGTAGATGCTGAAATGCAGAAAAGAGctttactgttgcagctgtggACCACACAG TGTAACGCTGGACCTGCTGCCTTTTGGCTATTGGGCTTCCTCCTCACTCACCCCGATGCTATGGAGGCTGTTAAATCAGAGATCAGAGGCCTAACTCTCCAGGACAGTTCCCTACAGCATCCCCCCATCAACCCACTTGAAGCACACAGCACACCTGTGTTTG ATAGCGTTCTGAGTGAGACCCTACGGCTCACCGCTGCGGTAATGATCAGCAGAGAGGTGGTGCAAGACAAGATCCTGCGCATGGCCGATGGACAGGAATACCACCTCAGACGAGgggacagagtgtgtgtgttcccctTCCTCAGCCCGCAAATGGACCCCGAGATACACCAAGAACCGCAG GTTTTCAAGTATGATCGCTTCTTAAATAATGATCTGACAGTGAAGGATAAATTCTACAAGGATGGAAAAAGGCTGAAATACTACACCATGCCTTGGGGCGCAGGGAGTAATATGTGCGTTGGGAAAGAATTTGCTGTTACAGCCATTAAAAA ATTCGTGTTCTTGCTCTTGACCCATCTTGATCTGGAGATGTGTGACCCAGAGGCTAAATTGCCACCAGTTAATGCCAGTCGTTACGGTTTCGGGATGCTCCAGCCAGATGGAGAGCTGCAGGTCCGGTACAGACTGAAGAGGACGCAACAGGAAATGTGA